In Oscillatoria acuminata PCC 6304, a single window of DNA contains:
- a CDS encoding CPBP family intramembrane glutamic endopeptidase, producing MDAIKLIKRVVLTALTLLAVFLVGTSLVQSFNQPQVQSRLELYQTNLLLHVAEYQGESDNDPAVQIVQALGGEEPLEAALKQYQEAVTSTEEAIATQRSRLSSTVILPPDESSDPPLIEGINPPELAELKIQEQIANQETLRDELLLRLGILKANQGNLEQAIETWTPLTERSSPHLQPTATTADLLLTLWQDSPTLPANSETLLTQNLDGWFRYQAFRQLYQIQGQDEALTRLNLQEQEMAAESLGKLATVTGIPGFGFVVGVGLLIFLGIQWFLKRKDSLLVQNGDNNWETPWDWETIWQVFIVGFFFLGQVLVPIVVQLFGVQSAMLDVRSRAFYILATYIAIAIGGLLVLFFSIRSFFPLAKDWFRFNVLQASWISWGFGGYFAALPLVILVSIINQQFWQGRGGSNPILSIALENRDTVALTIFFITASVAAPIFEEIMFRGFLLPSLTRYFSVTTAIVLSSLLFALAHLNLSEVLPLATLGMVLGFVYTRSRNLLSSILLHSLWNSGTLFSLFVLGSGGS from the coding sequence ATGGATGCAATCAAGCTAATCAAGCGAGTGGTTTTAACGGCACTAACCCTGCTGGCAGTTTTCCTGGTGGGAACCTCTTTGGTGCAAAGTTTCAATCAACCCCAGGTTCAAAGCCGTCTGGAACTCTATCAAACCAATCTGCTGCTTCATGTGGCAGAGTACCAAGGCGAGTCTGACAATGATCCGGCAGTGCAAATTGTGCAGGCGTTAGGGGGGGAAGAACCTTTAGAGGCAGCGCTGAAACAGTATCAAGAAGCAGTCACCTCCACGGAAGAGGCGATCGCCACCCAACGCAGTCGTCTCTCCTCAACAGTCATCCTCCCACCGGATGAATCTTCGGATCCGCCTCTGATTGAAGGCATCAATCCTCCTGAACTTGCCGAACTAAAAATTCAAGAGCAAATTGCCAATCAAGAAACTCTCCGGGATGAACTCCTGTTAAGACTCGGTATTTTAAAAGCCAATCAAGGTAATTTAGAACAAGCGATCGAGACTTGGACTCCCTTAACTGAACGTTCTAGTCCCCATCTGCAACCTACCGCTACTACAGCAGATTTATTATTAACCCTTTGGCAAGATTCCCCCACCCTCCCCGCTAATTCCGAAACACTTCTCACCCAAAACTTAGACGGATGGTTCCGTTATCAAGCCTTCCGACAACTGTATCAAATCCAGGGACAAGATGAAGCCTTAACTCGCCTCAATCTCCAAGAACAAGAGATGGCAGCGGAATCGTTAGGGAAATTAGCAACGGTTACCGGCATTCCCGGATTTGGATTTGTTGTCGGAGTCGGTTTACTCATCTTTCTGGGAATTCAATGGTTCCTCAAACGCAAAGATTCCCTACTGGTTCAAAATGGCGATAACAACTGGGAAACCCCTTGGGATTGGGAAACCATCTGGCAAGTTTTCATTGTCGGATTCTTCTTCCTCGGACAAGTTTTAGTTCCCATCGTTGTTCAACTCTTCGGCGTCCAATCTGCCATGCTAGATGTTCGCAGTCGTGCCTTCTATATCTTGGCAACTTATATTGCGATCGCCATTGGCGGATTATTAGTCCTCTTCTTCTCCATCCGGTCCTTCTTTCCCCTCGCTAAAGACTGGTTTCGCTTTAATGTTCTACAGGCAAGCTGGATTTCCTGGGGATTCGGCGGTTATTTTGCTGCCTTACCTTTAGTCATTCTGGTATCCATCATTAACCAACAATTCTGGCAGGGACGCGGTGGCAGCAACCCCATTTTATCCATCGCCTTAGAAAACCGAGATACCGTAGCATTAACTATCTTTTTCATCACTGCTTCTGTGGCAGCACCTATTTTTGAAGAAATCATGTTTCGGGGATTTCTCTTACCCTCCCTGACTCGTTACTTCTCCGTTACCACCGCGATTGTACTCAGCAGCTTGTTGTTTGCCTTGGCACATCTCAACCTCTCCGAAGTTCTACCATTGGCAACCTTGGGAATGGTCTTGGGATTCGTCTATACGCGATCGCGCAATCTCCTCTCCTCCATCCTCCTCCACAGTCTCTGGAACAGCGGCACACTCTTTAGTCTGTTCGTTCTCGGCAGTGGCGGCAGCTAA
- a CDS encoding dihydroorotase, whose product MNELLQQVRIIDPVSGEDTIADVWIANGAIAQIAPEIADWGSDTQVRNCQGLILGPGLVDLYSHSGDPGFEERETLTSLMQSARSGGFTQVAILPDTSPPVDNPGGLAFLQQKVQGIKTLNDLLPPPTPSLPKLHLWGGLTLGIKGEQMTELAELEASGIVGFADGQPIADLALLRRILEYLQPWGKPVALWACSRKLAGDGVVREGTASIRLGLPGNPAIAETSALAALLEIVAATGTPVHIMRVSTQRGVQLIESAKAQGLPITASTSWMHLLVNAAEINNPGLFTPYCPSLHLEPPVGNPQDQQALIAGVKSGVIDAIAVDHTPYTYEEKTVAFAESPPGAIGLELALPLLWQHLVTTEQLSPVELWRGLSSNPAKCLQQTPVAIAPGTAADFTLFDPQQSWRVTGESLKSLSRNTPWLEREITGRVVEVWC is encoded by the coding sequence GTGAATGAACTGCTGCAACAAGTTCGGATAATTGACCCGGTTTCGGGAGAGGATACGATCGCCGATGTTTGGATTGCCAACGGTGCGATCGCGCAAATAGCGCCAGAAATTGCTGACTGGGGAAGTGATACTCAAGTGCGGAATTGCCAGGGATTAATCTTAGGTCCCGGTTTAGTTGATTTGTACAGTCACAGTGGCGATCCGGGATTTGAGGAACGAGAAACCTTAACTTCATTGATGCAATCCGCAAGAAGTGGAGGGTTTACTCAAGTGGCAATTTTGCCGGATACTTCTCCACCTGTGGACAATCCTGGGGGGTTAGCATTTCTGCAACAAAAAGTCCAAGGAATTAAAACCTTGAATGACTTGTTGCCTCCTCCAACTCCTTCCCTGCCGAAACTGCATTTGTGGGGTGGATTAACCCTGGGAATCAAGGGAGAACAAATGACAGAATTAGCCGAATTAGAGGCATCCGGCATTGTGGGTTTTGCTGATGGTCAACCCATTGCCGATTTAGCACTGCTGAGGCGGATTTTGGAATATTTGCAACCGTGGGGTAAACCTGTGGCACTGTGGGCTTGTAGTCGTAAGTTAGCAGGAGATGGTGTTGTTCGGGAAGGGACTGCCTCGATTCGGTTGGGATTGCCAGGAAATCCGGCGATCGCAGAAACCTCGGCATTGGCAGCATTGCTGGAAATTGTTGCAGCAACGGGAACGCCGGTTCATATTATGCGGGTATCTACCCAACGGGGAGTGCAACTGATTGAATCTGCCAAGGCGCAAGGATTACCCATCACTGCCAGTACCTCTTGGATGCACCTGCTGGTGAATGCGGCAGAAATTAACAATCCAGGGTTGTTTACTCCCTACTGTCCCAGTCTGCACCTAGAACCGCCGGTGGGGAATCCCCAGGACCAACAGGCATTGATTGCGGGAGTGAAATCCGGGGTCATCGATGCGATCGCCGTTGATCATACCCCTTACACCTATGAAGAGAAAACCGTTGCCTTTGCTGAATCTCCTCCCGGTGCGATCGGACTGGAATTGGCATTACCCTTATTGTGGCAGCATTTAGTCACCACAGAGCAGTTGTCGCCGGTGGAATTATGGCGGGGGTTGAGTAGCAATCCTGCCAAATGCCTGCAACAAACACCAGTGGCGATCGCACCCGGTACAGCAGCAGATTTCACCCTGTTTGACCCTCAACAGTCTTGGCGGGTTACGGGAGAGAGTCTGAAATCCCTGTCGCGTAACACCCCTTGGTTGGAACGAGAGATTACAGGACGGGTGGTGGAGGTTTGGTGTTAG
- the lpdA gene encoding dihydrolipoyl dehydrogenase: MSEGFDYDLVIIGAGVGGHGAALHAVKCGLKTAIVEAGVMGGTCVNRGCIPSKALLAASGRVRELRDAHHLKTLGIQLGGISFDRETIANHADNTVSKLRGELVNSLKRLNVDVIEGWGKLAGSQKVVVETANGEKTITAKDIMLAPGSVPWVPPGIEVDGKTVFTSDHAIKLDWLPQWIAIIGSGYIGLEFADIYTALGSEVTMIEALDRLMPTFDPDIAKQAQRVLIAPRDIETRVGMLAAKVTPGAPVVIELMDPKTKEVVEVLEVDACLVATGRIPATKNLGLESVGAETDRRGFLPVNDAMQLLAGGEPVPHVWAIGDAMGKMMLAHAASAQGVAVIENICGRPRTIDYRSIPAAAFTHPEMSFVGLTEPAAQELGKEEGFEVAAVRTYFKGNSKAIAEGETDGIAKVIYRKDTGEILGVHIFGYHAADLIQEAANAIANRESVNELAFSVHTHPTLSEVLDEAYKRAATV, encoded by the coding sequence GTGAGTGAAGGATTTGATTACGATTTAGTGATTATTGGCGCAGGAGTGGGGGGACATGGTGCCGCCTTACACGCTGTGAAATGTGGCTTAAAAACGGCGATCGTCGAAGCTGGGGTGATGGGAGGGACTTGCGTCAATCGTGGCTGTATTCCCTCAAAAGCCCTGCTTGCAGCCTCTGGACGAGTGCGAGAGTTGCGGGATGCTCATCATTTGAAAACCCTCGGCATTCAACTCGGTGGCATCTCGTTCGATCGCGAAACCATTGCCAATCATGCCGATAATACTGTGTCTAAATTGCGCGGCGAATTGGTCAATAGTCTCAAACGCTTGAACGTTGATGTGATTGAAGGGTGGGGAAAACTCGCCGGAAGTCAAAAAGTTGTCGTAGAAACCGCTAACGGTGAAAAGACGATTACCGCTAAAGATATCATGTTAGCTCCCGGTTCCGTGCCTTGGGTTCCTCCTGGGATTGAAGTGGATGGCAAAACTGTTTTTACCAGTGATCATGCGATTAAATTGGACTGGTTACCCCAATGGATTGCCATCATTGGTAGTGGTTATATCGGGTTAGAATTTGCCGATATTTATACCGCCTTGGGTTCGGAAGTGACGATGATTGAAGCATTGGATAGACTGATGCCAACCTTTGATCCGGATATTGCCAAACAAGCGCAACGAGTTTTAATTGCACCTCGGGACATTGAAACTCGGGTGGGAATGTTAGCGGCAAAAGTTACTCCCGGTGCTCCGGTGGTGATTGAATTAATGGACCCCAAAACTAAGGAAGTTGTAGAAGTTTTAGAAGTGGATGCCTGTTTAGTGGCAACGGGACGCATTCCTGCTACTAAAAACTTAGGATTGGAATCCGTAGGTGCAGAAACCGATCGCCGAGGGTTCCTCCCGGTGAATGATGCCATGCAATTGTTAGCAGGGGGTGAACCTGTTCCTCATGTATGGGCGATCGGTGATGCAATGGGTAAAATGATGTTGGCACACGCCGCCTCCGCACAAGGGGTCGCCGTGATTGAAAACATTTGTGGACGGCCTCGCACTATTGATTATCGGAGTATTCCTGCTGCTGCCTTTACCCATCCCGAAATGAGTTTTGTGGGATTAACCGAACCGGCGGCGCAAGAATTAGGAAAAGAAGAGGGATTTGAAGTTGCGGCAGTGCGAACCTATTTCAAGGGAAATTCCAAGGCGATCGCTGAGGGAGAAACCGATGGAATTGCTAAAGTCATTTACCGCAAAGATACCGGAGAAATTCTCGGCGTCCATATTTTTGGGTATCATGCCGCTGATTTAATTCAAGAAGCTGCCAATGCGATCGCCAATCGTGAATCCGTCAATGAATTAGCCTTTAGCGTTCATACCCACCCGACCCTTTCGGAAGTCCTGGATGAAGCCTATAAACGCGCTGCCACCGTGTAA
- a CDS encoding histidine phosphatase family protein, giving the protein MTTRVIIVRHGQSTFNKERRIQGRLDKSVLTEKGRETASQVAAALSGISFDAVYCSPLKRAKETAEAIVADFAGDSKPPAPQPNDKLMEVDLRLWEGMLREEVQQKFGDDYRCWQERPHEFSMNVPSETGTVEHFPVLALHEQAKQFWDEVLSRHPNQTILVVGHNGINRCLLSTALGISPARYHSIQQSNCGISILNFGTPRPPLKGKLPVQLESMNLTSHVGEKMPKPRPGHIGPRLILVRHGETEWNRQQRFQGQIDVPLNDNGREQSKCAADYLQDVQIDFAVSSSMLRPKETAEIILQHHPGVELKVDDLLREISHGLWEGKFESEIETDFPGMLDQWKDTPESVQMPEGENLEQVWERSIQAWNAIVKAAKPGTTGLVVAHDAINKALLCYFFGLSPEHFWNFKQGNGAITVIDYTLGPDHPPVLEAINITTHFGGILDKTAAGAL; this is encoded by the coding sequence CTGACTACTCGCGTAATTATTGTCCGTCATGGTCAAAGCACGTTTAACAAAGAACGGCGAATCCAAGGTCGCCTCGATAAATCCGTCCTCACCGAAAAGGGTCGCGAGACGGCGAGTCAAGTAGCGGCAGCCCTCAGTGGCATTTCTTTTGATGCCGTCTACTGTAGTCCCTTGAAACGGGCGAAAGAAACCGCCGAGGCGATCGTTGCTGATTTTGCGGGAGACTCGAAACCCCCTGCACCCCAACCCAACGATAAACTCATGGAAGTGGACTTGCGGTTGTGGGAAGGAATGCTCAGAGAAGAGGTCCAGCAGAAGTTTGGCGACGATTATCGCTGTTGGCAAGAAAGACCCCATGAATTTTCGATGAATGTTCCCTCAGAAACCGGAACTGTGGAACATTTTCCGGTTTTAGCACTGCATGAACAAGCGAAACAATTCTGGGATGAAGTCTTATCTCGCCATCCGAATCAAACGATTTTAGTCGTGGGTCATAATGGAATTAATCGCTGTTTGTTGAGTACCGCCTTGGGAATTTCTCCGGCGCGATATCATTCGATTCAACAGTCCAATTGTGGGATTAGTATCCTGAATTTTGGAACGCCAAGACCCCCATTAAAAGGCAAACTCCCCGTCCAACTGGAATCGATGAATTTAACCAGTCATGTTGGGGAAAAAATGCCCAAACCCAGACCCGGACATATTGGACCCCGACTGATATTAGTCCGGCATGGGGAAACGGAGTGGAACCGGCAACAGCGCTTTCAGGGTCAAATTGATGTTCCCTTGAATGACAATGGTAGAGAACAGTCTAAATGTGCCGCTGACTACTTGCAAGATGTGCAAATCGATTTTGCCGTAAGTAGTTCCATGTTGCGTCCCAAAGAAACTGCTGAAATCATCTTGCAACATCATCCTGGCGTTGAATTAAAAGTGGATGATTTGTTGCGAGAAATCAGTCATGGACTCTGGGAAGGAAAGTTTGAATCGGAAATTGAAACCGACTTTCCTGGAATGTTAGACCAATGGAAAGATACCCCGGAATCGGTGCAAATGCCAGAAGGGGAAAATTTGGAACAGGTGTGGGAACGGAGTATTCAGGCATGGAATGCGATCGTTAAAGCAGCTAAACCGGGGACAACGGGATTAGTGGTTGCTCATGATGCGATTAATAAAGCGCTGTTATGTTATTTCTTTGGTCTTAGTCCTGAGCATTTTTGGAACTTCAAACAAGGGAATGGTGCAATTACAGTGATTGACTACACCCTAGGACCGGATCACCCGCCGGTGTTAGAAGCGATTAATATTACGACGCACTTTGGTGGGATTTTGGACAAGACAGCGGCAGGTGCATTGTAA